TTAGGCGAAAATTATTTAAAAATAGGCTCTAAAAAGGAAGGAAGACAAGTTTTAGAAAAAGTAATCGCTATGGATAAAAACGGAAAAATAGCAAAACAAGCAAGAAAATTATTAAAAAACTGATAATGAAATAACTTCTTTAAATATTAAATAATCGCTGAATTAAATGTGACTTTTTAAAATTTTTATTGTCAAAACTAATGTGTTTTGATTACTATTGGGGGATAGGTATAGCAAACACTAGTGAAGAAAGTCTCATTTTATGAGACTTTTTTTATTTAAAATATTGTCCTTCAGTTTCAATGAAATTAAAAAACAGTGTTTTTCCTGTTTTGTTTAACTAAAAGTTGAAAAATCTTTAACTAAATTTGTTTGTATCGTGAGATAAGTAGCATAAACTTCATTCTAATATGCTACTAAGGTTTAACCAAATTATACTACTATTGCTTGTTTTGGGGGAAATAATCAATAGTATAACATAAGCCTTAACATAAATTAGAGCCTTCTTTTTGAAGGCTCTTTTTAATTTTATAAGAGTTAAACAAAATAAATGTTGTGATTTGATATATTGTAGTATTTTCGTGTAAATAGATCAACTTTTATGTCTAAACTTCCAAATGTAACAGCTAGTATATTTTCTGTGATGTCGCAATTAGCGAATAAATATCAAGCAATCAATTTATCACAAGGTTTTCCAAATTTTCCGGTTGATGAAAAGCTACTTAAAATTTCTGAACAATTATTATCAGCTAATATTCATCAATATACACCTATGGCAGGTCTTCCAACTTTACTTGAAAAAATAGCTTTATTAACAAAAACAAATTACAAAAGAAAGGTTGATATTAAAACAGAAATGCTAGTAACTTCTGGTGCTACACAAGGAATTTATACAGCAATAAATGCTATAGTTAATAAAGGAGATGAAGTTATTATTTTAGATCCAAGTTATGATAGTTATGAGCCTTCAGTTTTAGTAGCAGGAGGGAAGCCAGTTAGAGTTTCTTTAAATGACGACTATTCTCCAAATTTTAACCGAATTGCAAGTTCAATTACAACAAAAACTAAGTTGATTATTATTAATAATCCTCACAATCCAACTGGGAAAATTTGGGAAGAAAAGGATTTTGAAGATTTAGAATTGATTTTAGAAAAACATCCTGATATTTATGTATTGAGTGATGAAGTTTATGAATATATTTCGTTTAAGCATGCTCATATTTCTATAAATACTAGACCAAAATTGATTGAAAAATCTATCATCGCTTCATCATTTGGAAAATCATTACACGTAACAGGCTGGAAAGTTGGGTACTTAATTGCTCCAGAGCATTTGATGAAAGAAATAAAGAAAATACATCAATTTTTAGTTTTCAGTGTAAATAGTATAGCCCAACATGTAATTTCTGAATATTTAGATGTTGTAGATTTTAAAGAAGTAGCAGAAATGTATGAAAAAAAGAAAGCTTTATTTCAACAACAATTGGAGCACACTCGATTTAAAATTCTTCCCTCTGAAGGAACATATTTTCAACTTGTAAATTACAGTGAAATTAGTTCTAAAAATGATATAGATTTTGCAAAAGAATTGATCATAGAACACGGAATAGCCAGTATACCTGTTTCGGTTTTTTATAAAGATGCTACTGATAAAAAAATATTAAGGTTTTGTTTTGCAAAAACAGATGAAACATTGATTAAAGCAGGTAAAAAATTACATACTATCTAAGATTATTGAAAATAATAAGTTGTATTTTTATAGGATGAGAAATACAGTAACAATACAGAATTTAAAATGTGGAGGTTGTTCTAATACAATAACAAAAAAAATATCCTTATTAAATAATATATCAGATGTTGAAGTTAATGTAGAAAATTCAACAGTAAGCTTTAATTATACTAATGAAGAAGATATCCATTTAGTAACCAAAACTTTATGTGACCTTGGCTATCCAGAAGAAAATGACAAAAATTCCATTTCCAGAAAAGTTAAGTCATTTATAAGTTGTGCCAATGGAAGAATTAATTAAAAAATAATCTTTATTTAGACTATTTTTTTACTATTTTGCATCCAAGTCGCATTTCCCCCGAGATGACTTTTTAATAGTGAAACAGTTATTATCACATAATAAACATAGTGTTTTACCTAAATAATTATCCTATTAATTTGTATAGGTTTGATAATATTAAAATAAAACAAACGTTAATTTATGTAGGTTTAATCAGCTTAGACACTAACTATGATGTTTCGGGGGAAATATCTCTACAGCTAGATAAAACCTTACGGGGGCCTTCTTTTTAAGAAGGCTCTATATATTTAAAGATAATCCATTTCATAAATTTTTACAGTGTTTTTCCTGATAGTTAACTCTTTAATTTGTATTAAATTTACATAACTTTCTTTCCCCCGGATCTTAAAGTAAGATCAGAAAGTCTCTCGAACACACTGAGGGACTTTTTTTATTTCAAGTCTTTACAGTTACACATATAACAATTTTAATGAGTTTGTTAATATTTTGATAAGTTTTAAAGAATCTATGTAATCTTATGTAATTTAGGGGATATCAATCACTAAATCTAAACTCAATGAAAAACAATATTTATTGTTTATTGTTCTTAACACTTCTAACTTACAATATAACTGCCCAAGATCGTATTACAGGAGAAGCTTTTGCAACACGTTCTGAAGTATTAGGACAGAATGGGATGGTCGCAACTAGTCATCCTTTAGCTACTCAAATCGGCTTAGACATATTAAAGAAAGGCGGTAACGCAATTGATGCTGCTATTGCAGCTAATGCTGCACTTGGACTAATGGAACCAACTGGTTGTGGAATTGGAGGAGACCTTTTCGCTATTGTTTGGGATGGAAAAACTAAGAAAGTTTATGGTTTAAATGCTAGCGGACGTTCACCTAAAGAACTTACACTTGAATATTTCGAAAACCAAGGCATGAAAAAAATACCATCTCATGGAGCTTTACCAGTAAGTGTTCCTGGTGCTGTAGATGGTTGGTTTGAATTGCACAAAAAATTTGGTTCTAAACCAATGACAGAAATTTTAGCTCCTGCAATTGATTATGCGGAAAAAGGATTTCCATTAACAGAATTAATTGCTTGGTACCTAAATAGAAGTATTCCTTTTTATCAGTCAAAAAACTTTCCGAATTTAAAAGAAACGTATATAAACCAAAATGGTGGGAAATTACCAAATGAGGGAGAAATTTATAAAAATCCGTTTTTAGCAAATACGTATAGAAAAATAGCAAAAGGAGGAAGAGATGCTTTTTACAAAGGTGATATTGCAAAAACTATAGGAAAATTTATAAAAGAACAAGGTGGTTTTCTGTCTGAAAAAGATTTAGCAGCTCATAAATCAGAATGGGTTCAACCTGTTTCTGTAAACTACAGAGGTTATGATGTTTGGGAATTACCTCCGAACGGACAAGGAATTGCGGCTTTACAAATGCTTCAAATTTTAAAAGGTTATGATTTTTCAAATATTGAATTTGGAAGTGCAGAGCATTTGCATTTATTTACTGAGGCAAAAAAAATAGCTTTTGAAGATCGTGCAAAATATTATGCTGACATGGACTTTTTTAAAGTTCCTGTTGAAGAATTATTATCAGACGCTTATGCGGATAAGAGAAGAAAAGAAATAGGAAAACGAGCAGGGAAATATTCTGCCGGTAAAATTTCTGCTGGAGAAACAATTTATATGACTGTTGCTGATAAAAACGGAACAATGATTTCATTAATCCAGAGTAATTATCGTGGTATGGGTTCAGGAATGGTTCCTCCAAAATTAGGATTTATGTTACAAGATAGAGGAGAGCTATTTAGTTTAAAAAGAGGACAAGCGAATACTTATGAACCAGGTAAACGTCCTTTTCATACAATTATTCCTGCTTTTATTACGAAAGATAATAAACCTTTTGTAAGCTTTGGAGTTATGGGTGGAGATTTTCAACCTATGGGACATACACAAATTGTGATGAATTTAATTGATTTCGGAATGAATCTTCAAGAAGCTGGTGATGCTCCAAGATTTGATCACACCGGTGGTGCTAGTCCAATGGGAGCAATCACTACTAATACTGGAACGATTAGAACAGAATCAGGAATTCCTTACACCACAATTCGAGGATTAATGGATCGTGGTCACAGAATAGGTACTGCTAGAGGTATTTACGGAGGTTATCAAGCAATTTTATGGGATAATATAAACAAAGTCTATCACGGAGCTTCAGAAAGTCGCAAAGACGGACAAGCAGCTGGATATTAAACATAACATTAGTTTCTATACTCACTTCAAAAAAATTAAATTAGTAGTCGTTCAATTTCAAATTACAGAAGTCAGCAATCAAACAAAGTTTAATAAATGAGTATAACTTACTGATTTAAAATAGTTATCAACGTAATTTACGTTATCAGTTCGAGCGGAGTAGAGATTAATTTTTATTATAAAAATTCTCAACCCCGCTCGATTAGATATTTTTAGGTAACTTCAATTAATAAAATTGAAAAACTAATTACTGATTTGTGTTAAATTTATTGACCTAGTATTAAAACCAAACAATGAGTAATAAATCCCGATCATCTTTATTTAGTAGAATACCTCACGCGATAACAATGTTATTTGGTATTATCGTTTTTATTACATTGTTAACTTATGTGCTTCCAGCAGGAATGTATGAACGAGTTATAGTTGATGGAAGAAGTACAGTCGTACCTAATTCTTATAAAACGATTACATCTACACCAATTGGAATTTTAGATATGTTTAAAGCAATTCCTCTAGGGTTTAAAGCTGCTGTAGAAATTATTTTCATTGTGCTTGCAGGTGGAATTATGTTTGGTTTTATGGATAAAACTAAAGCTGTAGAAAATGTTGTAGGAACTTTAGTGAAAAAATTAGGTTTAAAAAATAAATATTTAATTATTGTAATTATGACATTTATCTATGGCTTACTTGGTATTGCCATAGGTTACGAGAATAATATTGCAATGGTGCCTATTGCAGCTGTGCTAAGCTTAGCTTTAGGTGGCGATTTAATTCTAGCTGCAGGTATTTCAGTTGGTGCAATGACTGTAGGTTTCGGTTTATCGCCAATCAACGCTTATACTGTAGGAACTGGACATAAAATTGCTGAATTACCAATGTTTTCTGGAGCTTTATTACGAAGTATGCTTTGTTTTACAGCATTATCAATAATGGCGTATTATAATGTTCGATATTTTAAAAAGATTACTTCAGATCCAAATAAAAGCCTTGGAAAAGATCTTGATACAAATGAACTATCTTTATCCAAACCAATAAATCAATACAAGTTAACGACTAATAATTGGTTAGTCATTTCTGTCTTTTTTATCGGTTTATCCATTATTTTATATGGAGTTTTTAACTTGAATTGGTATATCAACGAACTCTCGGCTGTATTTCTAATGATTGCACTTTTAAGCGGTTTAGTCTCAAAAATGAATGCAACAAAAATGAGTGAAACGGTTTTAAAATCAGTAAGTATTGCTGCACCAGGTGCTTTTATGGTAGGTTTTGCAACTTCTATAAAAGTATTAATGGAAATGGGAAATATTGGTGACACCATATCTTATCAACTTTCTACAATTCTAGAAGGTTTACCATTACACTTATCAGCTGTTTGTATGGCAATTTCACAATCAGTTATTAACTTTTTTATTCCTTCAGGAAGCGGACAAGCATTAGCGACTTTACAGGTTATGCTTCCTCTTGGAGAATCATTAGGTTTAACACGACAAGTAACAATTTTGGCATTTCAAATAGGAGACGGATTATCAAATTTAATTAATCCGACTTTAGGCGGACTCATAGCAATGTTGAGTATGTGTAGAGTTCCTATAGATCGATGGATTCGTTTTATATTTCCAGTATTAATCAGTTTAATAGCAATCGCCTTTTTAACATTAATTATAGCAGTAGCAATAAATTATAGCTAATATGACCATAGAAAAAATTCTAGCAAAACTAGTATCATTTCCAGTACTTGGAGGTGAAAGTAATTTAAATATTATTCATTGGATTAAAGAATATATCGAGTCTTTTGGAGTAGATACACATTTGGTACCTAATGAAGAAGGAAATAAAGCTTCTTTACATTGTAGAATTGGTCCTGCTGTTGATGGTGGCGTAATTCTATCTGGTCATACTGATGTTGTTCCTGTAGCTGGTCAAAAATGGGAAACAGATCCTTTTACATTAATAGATAAAGGAGATGGTAAACTTTACGGTAGAGGATCTTGTGATATGAAAGGTTTTGTAGCTTGTTGTTTAGCTGTATTACCTGAAATGATTAAAGCTGACTTAAAAAAACCAATCTATTTTGCTTTTTCTTATGATGAAGAAATTGGTTGTTTAGCGGGAACTGAATTGGCGAATACAATAAAAAACTTTTATAAAGAAACTCCAAAATACGCAATCATTGGCGAACCTTCTTTAATGGAACCTATTGTTGGTCAAAAAGGAATTTATATTCTAGAGACATACGTTAGTGGTTCAGAAGGTCACAGCAGTCGAATAAAACAAGAAGTTAGCGCGATTCACGAATCGATGCGTTTAATTCTTTGGTTAGAGAATAAAATGAATCAATTAATTGCTGATAAACAATTTGATGATCGTTTTCATCCTCCACATTCTACAATTCATATTGGTCAAGTAAGTGGTGGAATTGCACCGAATATTATTGCAGATAAAGCACATTTTTATTGGGATTTACGTACTGTTCCTATGGATGATGTATATGAAATTGTTGCTGAATTTGAAGCATATTGTAGAGAAAGAGAATCAGAATTGAAAAAAGTATTTCCAGATTTTTCTATAAAAACTATTGAAAATCATCCGTCTGTTCCACATTTAGACACAAAAGATGATGCAGATGTTGTTAATTTAATTAAAAATATATGTGGTAAATCTAAATTAAATACTGTGGCTTATGCTTCGGAAGCTGGTCAGTTTGCAAACGAAGGTTTTCAATCTGTAATCTGTGGACCAGGATCTATAGCACAAGCACATAGAGCTAATGAATTTATAGCAAAAGAACAATTAGAAAAAGGAATTGAAATGATAGAAAAACTAGTTCAGGAATTATCTTCTGAAACTTTCAAATAAAAATAGACTAAGAAAAAGAGATTGTTTGCAGCGAAATAGAAAATACATAGTTAAAGAAAATTAAACCAGCCTAATCATATAAATCTAAAACAATGAATTCAATTTCAAAATTATTAATTGCATTCGGGCTTATGCTTTTAATAATTCCATTACAAGCCCAAAAAATAAGTAGTAAAACCTTTAGTGGTTTGCCGCTTAGAAATATCGGACCTGCCTTTACTTCTGGAAGAATTGCAGATATTGCCATTCATCCTAAGAATGAAAACGTTTGGTATGTAGCTGTTGGTTCTGGTGGTGTTTGGAAAACTACAAACTCAGGAACTACTTGGAAACCAATTTTTGATCAGCAAAAATCATATTCAATTGGTGCTATAACTATCGATCCAAATAATCCACATACAATTTGGGTTGGAACTGGAGAAAATGTTGGTGGTCGCCATGTGGCTTTCGGAGATGGTATTTATGTAAGTCATGATGATGGAGCGAGCTGGAAAAATATGGGATTAAAAAACTCAGAACATCTATCAAAAATAGTAGTTCATCCAGAAGATTCTAATATTATTTGGGCTGTTTCTCAAGGTCCGTTATGGACTTCAGGTGGTGAGCGTGGAGTTTATAAATCAATAGATGGAGGAAAAACATGGAAAAGAACTTTAGGAGATAACAAATGGGTTGGAGCTACCGATTTAGTTATGGATCCTAGAAATGCTGATGTTTTATATGCAGCTACTTGGCAACGCCAGCGTATTGTTGCAGGATATTTAGGTGGAGGACCAGGTTCTGGAATTCACAAAAGTACTGACGGAGGTGAAACTTGGACAAAATTAAAAAAAGGAATTCCTGGTTCTAACTTAGGGAAAATTGGTTTAGCTATTTCTCCTTTTAATCCAGATATTATTTATGCTGCAATTGAGTTAGATAGAAGAAAAGGAGGACTTTTTATGTCTACAAACAGAGGTGAATCTTGGAAAAAACAATCTAACGCAGTTTCTGGTGGTACTGGTCCACATTATTATCAAGAATTGTATGCGTCTCCTCATCATGAAGGAAAATTGTTTTTAATGAATAATTATGTGCAAATTTCAGATGATCATGGTAAGACTTTTTATACTATGAATGAGCGTAATAAGCACGTAGATAGTCATGCTATGGCCTTTAAAGCTTCAGACCCTAATTATGTTTTATTTGGAACTGACGGAGGTTTATATGAAAGTTTTGATTTAACTAAAAGCTGGAAATTCATTAGAAATTTACCAATTACTCAATACTTTAAATTAGCTGTTGATGATTCTAAGCCATTTTATAAAATTTATGGTGGAACTCAAGATAATGGATCACATGGTGGACCGTCACAAACCATTTATTCAGATGGAATTACAAATGGTGATTGGTGGAAAACTTTAGGAGCTGACGGACATCAATCTGCTATTGAGCCAGGTAACCCGAATATCACTTATGGTGAATTTCAACAAGGAGCACTTTGGAGAATTGATCAAACAACAAAGGAAACTGTTTTTATTCAACCACAAGCTTTAGAAGGTGACCCTTTCGAACGTTTTAATTGGGATGCACCAATTTTAGTAAGTCCACATAATCCAAAACGTTTATACTTTGCTTCTCAACGTGTTTGGCGTTCAGAAAATAGAGGAGATGATTGGACTCCAATTTCTAAAGATTTAACTTTAAATCAAGAACGTATTACATTACCATATTACGGAAAACAACAAAGTTGGGATAACGCTTGGGATGTTTATGCAATGTCTAACTATAATACGATTACATCTTTAGCTGAGTCTCCTAAACAAGAAGGTTTATTATATGCTGGAACAGATGACGGAATCATCCAAACTACTGAAAATGGTGGAAATACTTGGAGAAAATTCTCATTAAACACTGTAAAAGGATTAGGTTTTGTTCCTTTTGTTAATGATGTTCGCGCAGATTTATTTGATGCAAATGTAGTATATGCAGCTGTTGACAATCATAAATATGGAGATTATAAACCTTATATTCTTAAGAGTACAAATAAAGGAAAAAGTTGGTCGATCATCAGTGGAGATTTACCAGAACGATTATTAGTTTGGAGGTTAGTACAAGATCATGTAAATAAAGATTTAATTTTTGCAGCTACCGAATATGGTATTTACTTTACGTACAACGGCGGAACTAATTGGATACAATTAAAAGGAGGAGTTCCAACAATTTCTTTTAGAGATATTACAATTCAACGTAGAGAAAATGATTTAGTTGGAGCATCTTTCGGTAGAGGATTTTTCGTGTTAGATGATATTACACCATTACGTAACTTCAACAAATCTATGCTATCAAAAGAAGCAACATTATTTCCTATAAAAGATGCATATTGGTATGTACAAGCAAGTAGAGTTGGAAGCCAAGGTGATGCTGAATATAAAGCGCCAAACCCAGCTTACGGAGCTCGTTTTACATACTACATGTCAGATAAAGTAAAGTCTTTAAAAGATGAACGTAAAGCCAGAGAGAAAAATAATACTGATTTCCCTGGATGGGGAGCTATTGAAAAAGAAACAAATCAAGAAAAACCAAGTATAGAATTGTTAATTAAAGATACTTCAGGTAAGTTGGTAAATACAGTTAAAGGAACAAATAAAAAAGGATTTAACCGAGTGAACTGGAGATTGAATTATCCAAGTAAAAACGGAGAACGACTAAACGTACGAGGTGGTAATCGATTTTTAGGTGGAGGACCTTTAGTAACTCCTGGCACATATACAGTGACACTTGTTAAACGTGTTGATGGTGTAACTACTGTACTTGAAGCGCCAAAAGAATTTAAAGTAGTTCCTATGTATGATGGAGCTTTACCTAGAAAATCATATGATGAAATGAATACGTTTAGAGAGGAAGTATTTGCTTTCAGACAAGATTTAACAGCTACTAACATTGAAATGAGGAAGTTATTACAAAAAGTCGCAGCAATGAAACGTGCTGCACATAAAACAACAGCTCCAAATGATGCTTTATTAAAAGATATAAATAAGGTTAGATTAGACTTACTGGCGATTCAAAAAGAATTAGGAGGCGATCCTGTAAAAGATTTAATCGGAGAAAAATCAAACCCAAATGCGGGTGAAGGAACTAGTATTTCGTGGAGGGCTTTTACCAGTACATACGGACCAACTGGAACTCATAAAGGTTTTTTAAGAAGAGTTAAGAGTCAACTACAAAAAGTAAAAACTAAATTAAGCACTGCGCTAAATACAACAATGCCAGGAATTGAGCAACGTCTTAAACAAGCTGGAGCTCCTTGGATAGAAGGTCAAGGGTTAATTGGAAATTAGTCTTAACCATACATAAAACTAAAAAGTGACTGTAATAATACAGTCACTTTTTTTTGTTTAAAAGAAGACTTCTAACTACAAAAACAAATAATTTGTTTGAAATTTTAATAATTAATTTACTTACGATTTATCTTTTGTAATTTGGACAAATATCAATCAAGAAATTTATAATAAATGAAAAAATCACTAGTCATAGCACTTGGGGTATTACTTAGTTTTAGCCAAGTTTGTGATGCACAAAAGAGAAAAAAAAGGAAATCCTCTTCGAAAGCACCTTTAGCATCCATCAGTATTTCTGGCCTTAAGTGGAGAAACGTAGGTCCAGCATTAACTTCTGGTAGAATTTCAGACTTTGCTTTCAATCCTAAAAATCCATATGAATATTATGTAGCCACCGCAGCAGGTGGAGTTTGGAAAACTGTAAATTCAGGTGTTACTTACGAACCAATTTTCGATTCACAAGGCTCATATTCTATTGGTTGTATTACTATGGATCCAAACAATTCAAATGTAATTTGGGTTGGAACAGGAGAAAATAATAATCAGCGTTCAGTTTCTTATGGAGATGGAATATATAAATCTTTAGACGGAGGAAAATCTTGGCAACACATGGGGTTAAAAAACTCTGAACATATTGGAAAGATTATAGTTCACCCTGAAAATTCTGATATTGTTTATGTAGCCGCTATCGGACCTTTATGGAGTAAAGGTGGAGATAGAGGTTTATATAAAACTGAAGATGGTGGAAAAACTTGGAAATCTGTAATTAAAGTTGATGAACATACTGGTGTTAATGATGTAGTTATGGACCCAAAAGATCCAAATGTTTTATATGCATCAACTTTACAAAGAAGACGTCATGTGTATACTTATGTTGGAGGCGGACCAGGTTCTGCAATGCACAAAAGTACTGACGGAGGTGAAACTTGGACAAAGATCAACAAAGGTTTACCAAATGTTGAATTAGGTCGTATTGGTTTAGCTATCTCCCCTGCAAATCCAGAAAAAATATATGCAATTGTAGAAGCTGCGAATAGAAAAGGTGGTTTTTATGTATCAACAAATAGAGGAGCAAGCTGGAAAAAACAAAGTTCTCATGTAACGAGTGGAAATTACTATCAAGAAATTATTGCTGATCCTGTAGATGAAAATACTGTGTATTCAATGGATACTTGGATGTCTGTAACTCATAACGGAGGAAAATCTTTTAAGTTAGTAGGAGAAAACACAAAACACGTAGATAATCATTGTATGTGGATTAATCCAAACAACAACAAACATTGGGTTGTAGGTTGTGACGGTGGTATTTACG
This genomic stretch from Tenacibaculum jejuense harbors:
- a CDS encoding heavy-metal-associated domain-containing protein codes for the protein MRNTVTIQNLKCGGCSNTITKKISLLNNISDVEVNVENSTVSFNYTNEEDIHLVTKTLCDLGYPEENDKNSISRKVKSFISCANGRIN
- a CDS encoding WD40/YVTN/BNR-like repeat-containing protein, with translation MNSISKLLIAFGLMLLIIPLQAQKISSKTFSGLPLRNIGPAFTSGRIADIAIHPKNENVWYVAVGSGGVWKTTNSGTTWKPIFDQQKSYSIGAITIDPNNPHTIWVGTGENVGGRHVAFGDGIYVSHDDGASWKNMGLKNSEHLSKIVVHPEDSNIIWAVSQGPLWTSGGERGVYKSIDGGKTWKRTLGDNKWVGATDLVMDPRNADVLYAATWQRQRIVAGYLGGGPGSGIHKSTDGGETWTKLKKGIPGSNLGKIGLAISPFNPDIIYAAIELDRRKGGLFMSTNRGESWKKQSNAVSGGTGPHYYQELYASPHHEGKLFLMNNYVQISDDHGKTFYTMNERNKHVDSHAMAFKASDPNYVLFGTDGGLYESFDLTKSWKFIRNLPITQYFKLAVDDSKPFYKIYGGTQDNGSHGGPSQTIYSDGITNGDWWKTLGADGHQSAIEPGNPNITYGEFQQGALWRIDQTTKETVFIQPQALEGDPFERFNWDAPILVSPHNPKRLYFASQRVWRSENRGDDWTPISKDLTLNQERITLPYYGKQQSWDNAWDVYAMSNYNTITSLAESPKQEGLLYAGTDDGIIQTTENGGNTWRKFSLNTVKGLGFVPFVNDVRADLFDANVVYAAVDNHKYGDYKPYILKSTNKGKSWSIISGDLPERLLVWRLVQDHVNKDLIFAATEYGIYFTYNGGTNWIQLKGGVPTISFRDITIQRRENDLVGASFGRGFFVLDDITPLRNFNKSMLSKEATLFPIKDAYWYVQASRVGSQGDAEYKAPNPAYGARFTYYMSDKVKSLKDERKAREKNNTDFPGWGAIEKETNQEKPSIELLIKDTSGKLVNTVKGTNKKGFNRVNWRLNYPSKNGERLNVRGGNRFLGGGPLVTPGTYTVTLVKRVDGVTTVLEAPKEFKVVPMYDGALPRKSYDEMNTFREEVFAFRQDLTATNIEMRKLLQKVAAMKRAAHKTTAPNDALLKDINKVRLDLLAIQKELGGDPVKDLIGEKSNPNAGEGTSISWRAFTSTYGPTGTHKGFLRRVKSQLQKVKTKLSTALNTTMPGIEQRLKQAGAPWIEGQGLIGN
- a CDS encoding YfcC family protein — encoded protein: MSNKSRSSLFSRIPHAITMLFGIIVFITLLTYVLPAGMYERVIVDGRSTVVPNSYKTITSTPIGILDMFKAIPLGFKAAVEIIFIVLAGGIMFGFMDKTKAVENVVGTLVKKLGLKNKYLIIVIMTFIYGLLGIAIGYENNIAMVPIAAVLSLALGGDLILAAGISVGAMTVGFGLSPINAYTVGTGHKIAELPMFSGALLRSMLCFTALSIMAYYNVRYFKKITSDPNKSLGKDLDTNELSLSKPINQYKLTTNNWLVISVFFIGLSIILYGVFNLNWYINELSAVFLMIALLSGLVSKMNATKMSETVLKSVSIAAPGAFMVGFATSIKVLMEMGNIGDTISYQLSTILEGLPLHLSAVCMAISQSVINFFIPSGSGQALATLQVMLPLGESLGLTRQVTILAFQIGDGLSNLINPTLGGLIAMLSMCRVPIDRWIRFIFPVLISLIAIAFLTLIIAVAINYS
- a CDS encoding methionine aminotransferase, with product MSKLPNVTASIFSVMSQLANKYQAINLSQGFPNFPVDEKLLKISEQLLSANIHQYTPMAGLPTLLEKIALLTKTNYKRKVDIKTEMLVTSGATQGIYTAINAIVNKGDEVIILDPSYDSYEPSVLVAGGKPVRVSLNDDYSPNFNRIASSITTKTKLIIINNPHNPTGKIWEEKDFEDLELILEKHPDIYVLSDEVYEYISFKHAHISINTRPKLIEKSIIASSFGKSLHVTGWKVGYLIAPEHLMKEIKKIHQFLVFSVNSIAQHVISEYLDVVDFKEVAEMYEKKKALFQQQLEHTRFKILPSEGTYFQLVNYSEISSKNDIDFAKELIIEHGIASIPVSVFYKDATDKKILRFCFAKTDETLIKAGKKLHTI
- the ggt gene encoding gamma-glutamyltransferase, which encodes MKNNIYCLLFLTLLTYNITAQDRITGEAFATRSEVLGQNGMVATSHPLATQIGLDILKKGGNAIDAAIAANAALGLMEPTGCGIGGDLFAIVWDGKTKKVYGLNASGRSPKELTLEYFENQGMKKIPSHGALPVSVPGAVDGWFELHKKFGSKPMTEILAPAIDYAEKGFPLTELIAWYLNRSIPFYQSKNFPNLKETYINQNGGKLPNEGEIYKNPFLANTYRKIAKGGRDAFYKGDIAKTIGKFIKEQGGFLSEKDLAAHKSEWVQPVSVNYRGYDVWELPPNGQGIAALQMLQILKGYDFSNIEFGSAEHLHLFTEAKKIAFEDRAKYYADMDFFKVPVEELLSDAYADKRRKEIGKRAGKYSAGKISAGETIYMTVADKNGTMISLIQSNYRGMGSGMVPPKLGFMLQDRGELFSLKRGQANTYEPGKRPFHTIIPAFITKDNKPFVSFGVMGGDFQPMGHTQIVMNLIDFGMNLQEAGDAPRFDHTGGASPMGAITTNTGTIRTESGIPYTTIRGLMDRGHRIGTARGIYGGYQAILWDNINKVYHGASESRKDGQAAGY
- the argE gene encoding acetylornithine deacetylase is translated as MTIEKILAKLVSFPVLGGESNLNIIHWIKEYIESFGVDTHLVPNEEGNKASLHCRIGPAVDGGVILSGHTDVVPVAGQKWETDPFTLIDKGDGKLYGRGSCDMKGFVACCLAVLPEMIKADLKKPIYFAFSYDEEIGCLAGTELANTIKNFYKETPKYAIIGEPSLMEPIVGQKGIYILETYVSGSEGHSSRIKQEVSAIHESMRLILWLENKMNQLIADKQFDDRFHPPHSTIHIGQVSGGIAPNIIADKAHFYWDLRTVPMDDVYEIVAEFEAYCRERESELKKVFPDFSIKTIENHPSVPHLDTKDDADVVNLIKNICGKSKLNTVAYASEAGQFANEGFQSVICGPGSIAQAHRANEFIAKEQLEKGIEMIEKLVQELSSETFK